The Engystomops pustulosus chromosome 2, aEngPut4.maternal, whole genome shotgun sequence genomic interval CTTATCCctatctatgccatatactgagtAGTGAGGGGGGAGGGCTGGCTTCAGGGACCCCACAGTTTACCAGCTTTTGAATGAGACTTGTtcatgttacaatacatttaataaagtGATCCTTGATAAGAAGCACTGGAACTTGTCCATTGACTATGTTTGGTATTGTAGGCCTTCTGAAAAGGGCTAAACTGCAAAACCAGATTGCTGTTTGGAGAAGTCTTCCTCCCTTCTTCACTCTGCTGTGCAAATacatttacttgtactgtacatgaACCAAGTTACACGATCTTACGGTTTCCCCACTGCCCCATTTTAATACTTCACAATAGTGACTTATCCACAGGACCGATGAGGTTTGTTATGGCATTTCTTGATGGGGCCATGAAGAATAGGTCTGTAGGGCCCAGGTATTGGTCCTTCCTGACAATAGTGTCAGCCTGACAATTGGGTGCCCCACAGATAGATAACAGGTCATGTGTGCAGTAAGTTAATGTCGTGTACTGTATGTACATAAGTACAATATAATTTATATTGTGTGTAATATATTCCTCTCTGTCTAGGTCAAAATGTGCTTGTTTGCAACTTACTGCCAAAGAACTTGATAAAGATGCTAAAGGCACAAAAAGGGGCAATATCCCAGGTTATAAGCATAAGCGACTACCGAAATCTGTGCCAACTGGGTGAGTATCAAGCATATTGCCTTAACATTTATAAAATTGCATTTTATTTTGGTCTTGAAAGATCCTAACCTATTGCATGAAGGAATAGTTAGTCTATGGGGAGTTGCCCTGGAATTTCTGCCCATTATGCTTGTATTCTGGATCTTTTTATAGCAATTTCTCCCTATGCACCCTTTACCCTTAATTTCCCTTTCATTTGGAGCTGGTCTGTGAAGGCTAGCTGTTAAAATACTGCTCCTGCTTACTCCCCTTCCTTAGACCAAGGGCTGTTTTCAAAATCTGCAGAGATTTAAAGCAAGTCAGCAGgaaagttatttatttttatttttcttgctggtgacaggttccaatagtctaggccagtgatggcaaaccttttagagaccgagtgcccaaactacaacaaagacccgcttatttatcgcaaagtgccaacacagaaatttaatttgtgatttgtactcccttctctgtcacggtTTTCATtgatgaggacaccaataaagcagaaaatagtcccaggtagagccgtcactttaaaatagctctgtgcacagcaagtcctgggctgtctgggactgcaggaagatacctggagtcatctctggtgatggcctgagtgcccacagaaagggctctgagtgccacctctggcaccagtgccataggttagccatcactggtctaggctaTGCGGCCTgcctcagcattctgaatcatttcattacTTTATATAAATTTAGCTCACATGACCTGGCAGCATGTGGTGATTCCCTAGGGAGGCAGCTGGAGACTATGTGAGTCTGTGTCAGTCTacactcctccagctccctcaGCCCTCCCCACTgcatgtcatgtgcattgagcaggcatggGAGGGAGGGGAATGATTAGGAGCTGAAGAAGAATGCATGAGAAGACGCACAGCTCGCAGCTGCCCCCTCTGTGGGACTTGccaaatgctgctggcagggagctggaTAATGCGAATTGAACTATTATAAAGTAccaaaattattcagaatgctgacagacattttttaaatccgcAAAGCATAGGCTATAGGGACCTGTCACCCGATTAACATGCCATTCCTGGTGAGTGGTTCATTTCAAGGGAAGGCAATTGGGATAAGATTTGTGTAAGTGTAGGAGGCGAAATAAACTGCACATTATCCACTAGAGTTGGCTTAaattgatttaaagggaacctgtcccctttttctggctcccccccccccccccctatttcaatgttttttttttctatttatgctTTGTCATCATTTTGAGGTTTTACTAtaatacagtgaagaatagtctTTTAAAGCTGTGCACTTTAATGTAGAATATATGAATGTAACGTATCGTGTAAATGCGACCACAAGATGTGTCAAAACCGGGTTGTACAGCACGGCCTTCAGGTGCGACTCCAAGTGTTTAAAACCAAAGGAAAAGGCTGGGGGGTGCGCTGCCTGGACGATCTTGACAGAGGAACCTTTGTGTGCATCTATGCAGGCAAGTGACTTAGTTACATAGGATGAGCTTTATTATATGATTATTCTATAATGGATGACCCACCCCTTCAGCTATGCCAGCGTTCACCTAGAAGTACCCATGCCCGCTCCACGTCccctggcatggagctggcgtaaGGGGGATATGCGATTCGCAAGGCACTACAATTATTTCAGACCTTCTACGCtaattttctggtgtagaagccctgataaatgtcccccattgttctTTTTCCATCAAGGAGATAAAAGGAGTTTTCTGAGATTTAAACATATATTGCGAGAGCTGTTTTTATcgtgtgctgctccctggtgcaCCTCACTTTGGCCATGTGGTGATGTGTACAACCTaccgctgctccccccccccatactgtattATGCATAGAGAATATTTGGTTTCTAttaatttaaatattttgtatacGGCTTCCCTTCCAGGACGAATTTTAATGAAATCTATGGATGTGACTGTGAGTGTGGGGTCTGTGGAAGCAGCACCTGCCAAGATGACCCCTTCCATCTGTCCTACCAAAATAAGATATTCTTCTCATTCAGATTCTGAGATTGCTGCTTCTCCTTCAACAATTTCAAACATTACCCCACTGCTACGAGGAAGTTCCCGGAGTGATCTAAAAAGGTGAATGTGTCATTATATGTGCCTgcttttaattgaaaaaaaaaattgactattTTCATTCCATTTTTACTTTTTCTGGAATAAAATGACAGCTAGGTATAATCATTTCCTTTGCTGAAGGGTTCCCTAAACATTGTCCATACAGCATTGATAGGGACAGAGTATATCGAGACATAGCTGATAGACaaaggggaacctgtcaacagatattgacctaataaaccactaccagtagagGAGGCATTCAGAGTCCCCCAATTCGACTAAAGTGTtaaactcacttcaaagttgattatctggatgatgccaccaaacagGACCATGACAGAAACAAAAACTTGGTGTTACGCTGTTTGACATtattctggtttatcatgccaattgctgatgacaggttcccttttatttgTCCATTCTGGTCTCCTAGAGTATTATCACTGAAATTATACCAATCAATGTTATTGGAtgctctaaaatatatatatatatatatatatatatatatatatatatattacaggcagtcccctatttaagaacaccctacATGCAgacgacctctggatgttggtaatttactgtactttagccttgggctacaataaacagctgtaaccattacaaaaggtgtctgcaatagaccagaaaaatttggctggggttacaataataaaatatacagttccgacttgcatacaaattcaacttcagaacaaacctaccgaacctatcttgtaggtaacccaggaactgtatgtgtgtaatatatatatatatatatgccttacCCATAAAATTGGGAATCAAATTAAGATTTGCAACATTGATTTTTGTGACTTCTTTCAAACGTCACCAATGTTTCTACAGAAAACGATTATGCAAAATGAAAGAAGGGAGACTAGATTCCGTGTGTGTTAAAAGACCTAAAACCAAGACTGCCATCCTACAGAAACGCAAGCGGCAGCTCATTGAAGAGGTAAATTTTAATCAATTGGTAAAGCCCCAGCACACAAACATCATTTTTGGTCTATGGGTTCGTACACACAGACATGGTTTCCCACAGACTCCTATTTGATGATCTGACTGTCTGAGCCACAAAACTCAGATTCTtcacctaggacagtggtggcgaacctatggcacgggtgccagaggcggcactctgagccctttctgtgggcacccaggccttcaccccagaatgaagttcaccagacagaactcaagaatctgcctgcagaatcttcctacactgatagatgaatttgcccttctCCTTTTAACggtgttggtgtccttgggaggctgaaggattgaaagttgtcaatgaacaaagagaaatacattactgcttaaattgctgtgctggcactttgcaataaataagtggcttttgtttgaagtttgggcactcaggctctaaaaggttcgccatcactgacctaggaccTGCCTGCTGTATGGCCAATCAATGGTTAGGTAAATGTTTAGAGCTACAGCGCCCTCTAGTGATATGAATTTTAATACAgccgacatacgtcccccatagacggcaatgggcgcacggcgcccaactGGAgtgtgtgcggcactgtaccactccgtaccccgtagaaagataggatatgtctttATTCCTGtgcagaggggcgggggtgagcagctctctcctcctctcctggcactgtgcatgtagcctaacagttTTGCAATGTTGCCTGTTACCACTCGCCCTTTTCAGTTGAAACTGGTGTTGAAAACAGAACAGACATCACATTACAATGTGATTTTTCCACCATATCATTGCTGAACTTTAGATGCTACATGTGGCCTCCAGTTATACTATGTTGTTCAGTAACACTTCATCACTACTTCTATACATCTCCAGGGGACAGTCACCATGATGCACAGTTCAGATGATGAGCTTTTCACCCCTCCTGCCTCTCCTAAGGTTCTTCTTTGTGGTGAGTGATTGTTCTGGCTGGACAATGCCGCCTTTTGTGTGTTTTAACATACTACTATCACACCTGAAGAAGTTGTACAGGTCAAATCATTTTTATTAGGTTCCGGGCATCGTTTTTAGTTAATACATTAGTGTCTCATTAAACATTATGGGAGGCTACAACAGTACCCAAAATGACTATAAATAGTACAAGGAAGAAGAAACATGGCTGCTGACATGTAAACCGCTAATCTATGCCAACAAAATTGGCTCCAGGTCTTAATAGGCCTTTGCAGTGAACTGACATGgcggaattaaaaattcagaaaccaaaacagttttctgtttcctaaaatattccctagtttatcaaaagcccccccccccccccttcatgttttgttttttttttacacaagaccccctcacaccctatggattcattagatacaggcctcttcacccccatggattccttacatacagccttatgtgggagcccccccccccctggcagctctgggccccagcacttcccCAGGTATGCCTAGTGCTGGTTCCGGCCCTGTATGAACACCACAGATCTGAAATTTAAGACCTATAACCATGACATTGATTTTTACATGTGCCCTGCTATACTGATCAGGACTTGGGTAGACATGTTATTCTTTCAGGATGAGTTGCAGAGCGCAAAACAGAAAAGCAAAACAGAAAGTTGTGCAGGATAACAAACTGCGGTGGAGGCTGATTGAGAATAAGGGACATGTTCTTTGCAATAACATAGTAGTGACAGGAGAACAAGGTCACACCTGCATTCAGAAGGTCCAGTTCCACATTCCGTtattaaacggaacctgtcaccagggacctcattttcactaatgacaggttatagaagcccattacagctgcagtgcaaatatgtctttctgctttctctaagcatttgcattacaatataattgtgtgttataacttaccctgcaccctgacagaatcatctgtgtagtcccaggggttgggctttggtttggatgcatttcaaaaaacaacatgtggctagTCTgcagcagactgctcagctctcagcccccacctttgtgctcatgtacaggCATTGGTCAGGGtcatcaaaatctggtgacaggtcctctttaacttgtTCTCCCCTGTGCTGTCTTTTATCTGTAATTTGTAATCCAATCTGAACTGATAAAGGTGGCCTACCAGCTGTTGTAACTCGGCCTTCTCTTCTCCATAGACATTTGTGTCATGGAGGTCCACCTGACTTCAGAATGTGAGGCAAATGCCTATTTTATAAAAGTCTCTATGTCTTTTACTCAAATATTGTACTTATACTtggaatttctttttttattcataCTAACTTTTCCAAAGTTCCCATCTGTGCTGCAATGTAgtggatatgccataaatgtaCAACAGAAGCAGGTTCCATCTCTATAACACTCATCTTCTTTGAGAACTGAGTCCCTTAACCCCCTTCATGTTCAGTGAGTGGCTCGATTAAATTCTATAAAACTTCTAAGAATATTTTAACGGGACCCGTCATTAGAAGCTCAGTGTGGACTCCCTGCAAATTGATCTGTATTATTCTGGAGCTAACTGTCTTATCATTTTAGGTAATACTGAGGATGAAGCTGAGAGTATCGAGCTGATACATACATCTGTGAAGAAGACTTTGCAGGACAATGAAGCTGGATATGTGTCTGATGAGAGTAGCTACTCTGTCACGTGTAGTAGTAAAGAGAATTCTGACCCTCCAGATTCAAGCCAAGCAGAACACATATACTTCTTAGATTCCTCCACTGAAGGGAATATTGGTCGCTTTTTGAATGTAAGtactaaattaaaaaatatatattcagatAACATGAATACCAGtaaacccctcccctttccataagCCACGCAGCCGCACTGTACGTACTGTAAAAGAGCGTGCCCTATAGCCGTCCATTGCCTCCGCCGTGTGCATACCTCACTCGGGCAGagcgtatacactcaccggccactttattaggtacacctgtccaactgctcgttaacacttaatttctaatcaaccaatcacatggcggcaactcagtgcatttaggcatgtagacatggtcaagacaatctcctgcagttcaaaccgagcatcagtatggggaagaaaggtgatttgagtgcctttgaacgtggcatggttgttggtgccagaagggctggtctgagtatttcagaaactgctgatctactgggattttcacgcacaaccatctctagggtttacagagaatggtccaaaaaagaaaaaacatccagtgagcggcagttctgtgggcggaaatgccttgttgatgccagaggtcagaggagaatgggcagactggttcgagctgatagaaaggcaacagtgactcaaatcgccacccgttacaaccaaggtaggcagaagagcatctctgaacgcacagtacgtccaactttgaggcagatgggctacagcagcagaagaccacaccgggtgccactcctttcagctaagaacaggaaactgaggctacaatttgcacaagctcatcgaaattggacagtagaagattggaaaaacgttgcctgatctgatgagtctcgatttctgctgtgacattcggatggtagggtcagaatttggcgtcaacaacatgaaagcatggatccatcctgccttgtatcaacagttcaggctgctggtggtggtgtcatggtgtggggaatattttcttgccactctttgggcctcttggtaccaattgagcatcgttgcaacgccacagcctacctgagtattgctgctgaccatgtccatccctttatggccacaatgtacccaacatctgatggctactttcagcaggataatgcgccatgtcataaagctggaatcatctcagactggtttcttgaacatgacaatgaggtcactggactcaaatggcctccacagtcatcatgtcaatatggaccaaaatctctgaggaatgcttccagcaccttgttgaatctatgccacgaagaattgaggcagttctgaaggcaaaaggggatccaacccgttactggcatggtgtacctaataaagtggccggtgagtgtacatcgggTGCTTTCCCGGCGTGTACAAAAAAACCTGGTATGAACCCAACCTCTTAGTCATGCTACAAATTTCTCTTTTCTTTTGCAGCACAGTTGTTCACCGAACCTTTTTGTACAGCATGTATTTGTGGAAACTCACTCTAAAAAATTTCCTTGGGTGGCATTTTTCACCAAAAGGTTAGTATGTTATTCCTTACCGTACTCCCTTCCAGTTGAGGTTcataaaaacaggaaaaaaaaacattatccaGACTTTCTTAAAAAATGGTCAATGATTGACACCCCTTACGCTGCAGCCTCTGCAATGTTTCTACTGCTCTGGATCCATACTGTACTACCACTAGCCTCGAGAGTTCTATTCATTCAATGGGACAATTTTtagtatccttaaaggggttgtctactttcagcaaatatttgatatggtttgtgtaaggaaaagttatgcaattttccaatatactttctgtatcaattcctcagttttctagatctttgcttgctgtcattctatagaaagcttctatggttacttcccctggatagaaatctatccctgatcatgtgatggacatcCAGGTGCACAAATAATTATTATAACAGAGActaataggagctgtgtgataataacggcacCTTAATCACatgacatggacagatttctatccacatcCTCATACATCAGTAGTACAAGTGACTACAATAAACATTATAATGCATTTTATCAGAGCAAAGTGCTTCTTTCTTctcttactttggctcttatcatcctcGCCTCCCTCTTCTCAGTAGCCATCTAGGTATCAGATTATATGAAAGCTTCAATCAGGGCAGATGGGGCAGTGACTTCTTTATACACTCTGAAACAAAGTCTTTAGTAGTCCAAAGTTAGATTGCTTTTAACCCCCTAAGATGCTGCGGTAAGATAAGatttcagtatgtgagaggtTTTGTTTACTTTGTTTCAACAATCGTGCCATTGTAGCAAGAACACTTCTGGAGGCGCTGAAGTCTAtagatgctttaaccccttcccgacatttgacgtaatagtactgcatcgcgggaggtgcgttcccgcaaaatgcagtactattacgtcatgcttctggcaccggctcctgaacggagccggcaccagaagctgcaggtgtcagctatatattatagccgacacccgcctctaacacccgtgaccgcggcgtgcaaggggcatttcagaagaatcgaaCCCCCCGCggagcttaccgggggggtccgctgctccgatcgcagcccgggactgccggtacccggggctgcgcgatcctc includes:
- the SETDB2 gene encoding histone-lysine N-methyltransferase SETDB2 isoform X3, which codes for MKRREKYADVTDPSTISTIQKIANVSIREAKTFWQNRRKEGNVDIVFKEVLSKLQLLCQKIKDGSATDQDHMRGLMLVNLSDLEDFETCQRDESFVEDQDAAPIKPEELLPIATSADIEEPLTNLEPESRDKSLPTVTSVVYEDHRCGQMCLSDVNRHFSRKQNPLKFPIICHFQRRHAKPSLISRHLDVIYKAPCGKNLRDYDDVCSYLFKTKCRFLFLDHFSFDTYLQLDRNLVKNKIIVQEADISGDAESVPVPFCNEIDNTRPAPFTYRKSPWPRGYSINNFTDLFQGSCDCTDGCLDVSKCACLQLTAKELDKDAKGTKRGNIPGYKHKRLPKSVPTGIYECNVSCKCDHKMCQNRVVQHGLQVRLQVFKTKGKGWGVRCLDDLDRGTFVCIYAGRILMKSMDVTVSVGSVEAAPAKMTPSICPTKIRYSSHSDSEIAASPSTISNITPLLRGSSRSDLKRKRLCKMKEGRLDSVCVKRPKTKTAILQKRKRQLIEEGTVTMMHSSDDELFTPPASPKVLLCGNTEDEAESIELIHTSVKKTLQDNEAGYVSDESSYSVTCSSKENSDPPDSSQAEHIYFLDSSTEGNIGRFLNLFTEPFCTACICGNSL
- the SETDB2 gene encoding histone-lysine N-methyltransferase SETDB2 isoform X4, producing the protein MKRREKYADVTDPSTISTIQKIANVSIREAKTFWQNRRKEGNVDIVFKEVLSKLQLLCQKIKDGSATDQDHMRGLMLVNLSDLEDFETCQRDESFVEDQDAAPIKPEELLPIATSADMSKCACLQLTAKELDKDAKGTKRGNIPGYKHKRLPKSVPTGIYECNVSCKCDHKMCQNRVVQHGLQVRLQVFKTKGKGWGVRCLDDLDRGTFVCIYAGRILMKSMDVTVSVGSVEAAPAKMTPSICPTKIRYSSHSDSEIAASPSTISNITPLLRGSSRSDLKRKRLCKMKEGRLDSVCVKRPKTKTAILQKRKRQLIEEGTVTMMHSSDDELFTPPASPKVLLCGNTEDEAESIELIHTSVKKTLQDNEAGYVSDESSYSVTCSSKENSDPPDSSQAEHIYFLDSSTEGNIGRFLNHSCSPNLFVQHVFVETHSKKFPWVAFFTKSFIKAGTELTWEYNYDIGSIPEKEIPCLCGHKTCRNVIV
- the SETDB2 gene encoding histone-lysine N-methyltransferase SETDB2 isoform X2: MRHCEAKTFWQNRRKEGNVDIVFKEVLSKLQLLCQKIKDGSATDQDHMRGLMLVNLSDLEDFETCQRDESFVEDQDAAPIKPEELLPIATSADIEEPLTNLEPESRDKSLPTVTSVVYEDHRCGQMCLSDVNRHFSRKQNPLKFPIICHFQRRHAKPSLISRHLDVIYKAPCGKNLRDYDDVCSYLFKTKCRFLFLDHFSFDTYLQLDRNLVKNKIIVQEADISGDAESVPVPFCNEIDNTRPAPFTYRKSPWPRGYSINNFTDLFQGSCDCTDGCLDVSKCACLQLTAKELDKDAKGTKRGNIPGYKHKRLPKSVPTGIYECNVSCKCDHKMCQNRVVQHGLQVRLQVFKTKGKGWGVRCLDDLDRGTFVCIYAGRILMKSMDVTVSVGSVEAAPAKMTPSICPTKIRYSSHSDSEIAASPSTISNITPLLRGSSRSDLKRKRLCKMKEGRLDSVCVKRPKTKTAILQKRKRQLIEEGTVTMMHSSDDELFTPPASPKVLLCGNTEDEAESIELIHTSVKKTLQDNEAGYVSDESSYSVTCSSKENSDPPDSSQAEHIYFLDSSTEGNIGRFLNHSCSPNLFVQHVFVETHSKKFPWVAFFTKSFIKAGTELTWEYNYDIGSIPEKEIPCLCGHKTCRNVIV